The Ptiloglossa arizonensis isolate GNS036 chromosome 9, iyPtiAriz1_principal, whole genome shotgun sequence nucleotide sequence atttttaacTTACGATTTTTTCACAAGAGCTATGATAACGGAATTGTGGTAAATAGAATTGGCCCTGATCGCTCTGAAACGAACCAATCGGATCTATTAATTCGAATCTCTCGATTCTTCGAGGTGCTCGATAAAAATCTCCGTCGATATTTTACCGTACCTACAAATTGTGTCGGCCTCCACGTCGCGCTGTCCTCGACGATCGATGATTATTAGCTCGTGGATCCGACTTTGGAAAAATTCGACCGCTTTTTCCGCGTCTTTCGCTACCGTCACGCTCCACCCCAATCTCCTCGAAGAGGCAGCGAGAATATCCATTTGCTGGTCATCTTTGAAGAAGACCAACAATATCTGACGTTCGAGGAGTTCGATTCgaaatcaataataataaattgttcgataaatccAGAAACGTCGACATAAATTATCATCGACACTCGATTGTACCGATAGAACGGATACCCAGAAGAACTACTTACTTTTATGAGACTAGGAACAGTGTTCGTTAACGGATAATCCTCGATATCTTGCAGTCCTTTCTGTAATGCACGAAAAGATAACGAATTTCGCGGATCGCATGTACCGATCGTTAACTTCTGAGCACGAAATTAAAATACTTCCACCGCTaagatttaaaattttaaaagcgAATGTACCGCTAATGTATACTCGTTATTGCTGGATTCCAACTCGAGTCGAGTATTGTTTACTTTCACACGTCGTCGCGCACGTGGAGATTCATTCACATTTATGATCCTCTCGTATCGAGATCTCGAGCTTTTCATTCGTATTTACTACCGTGCTCGATCTTAAAAGTTGTGCGCTCGTAGTATAACCTATGCATGATGTTAAAGCTAGCTTCGCAGAGACAAGCGAATCGAAAGACAAAGTGCTCGTGACAAAACGAAGTTGGCCGTTTTGCGAGAAAGGACGAAAGGACGAGACCGTGAggaatatttcgatcgatcgacaattTAACGTCGATACAGTTTACAAGAGACGTTCCGTTTTGTTTCTTAAACGCTGGAAAGGGAATCATTTATCCCTCGGTAGCGAATTTTATTCTGAGCGCACGAAAACGTTTCAAGTTGGAGGTACGATCGAGTCGTGTCGCGCTGTAACGATCTCGTATCGTTGTCAGGACCGTTCACGAACGTACCTCGAACACGTAATATGCCTGCGCAatgatgaaaaattgaattacgtTCGGAATTACGTCGTCCTTTTGCGTAAACTGTGAACGTCGAGACTgtacatacgtttatacgtcgtgTGTTCGCGTAattggaataaaaatgattcttgATTTTACATTCGCATCGTTCATTTCTATCGAAAcaccgaaaaaagaaagaaaagatctCTTCGAGATCGAAAGGACAACAGTCGCACGTTATCGCGAATAACGAGACTTTGCATTCCCGATATCGCGGTAAACGCGTACTTCGTTTATTTAATACGTAGAATACGGTCAGTTGTAGAAAACAAATGGATCGTACCTGTGTTGGCGACACGAGAGTCGAAATTATTTCGTGTACGTTCATTCCGTACTGTCTCGCGTACCATTTTTTCCGAACACTGCCGCACATTACATCGAAAATCCACCTATACCACGGACCCGGCGATTCTTCGTAAATGTCCTTCGTACAGTCCGTAGTATGACAAACGTATATCGGTGTTTGCGTGGATCGTCTTTTCTCGTTCATTCTTAATCGCTCATTAACCGACGCGTTTAGAGTCGTTGATTGTCACGACGCGATCAACAGGCACCCGGTAGACAATAACGCATACTTTATCACGACAGAACTGTTGGCACGAGGTCGATCTATTCGATCGTTGTTCCGAAATTAATTCCATGATCGCAATTAGCCTGCGTCCGCGGCGTAAATATCGTTCGTTTGCATCGTTAATCGAAGCTAGAATTTACCGATCGTGTatattggtttcgtttaaaaCACCGAGAGCGCGAAAGATCGATGGGCGAGGTACGTCG carries:
- the LOC143151698 gene encoding uncharacterized protein LOC143151698 isoform X1; this translates as MHDVKASFAETSESKDKVLVTKRSWPFCEKGRKDETVRNISIDRQFNVDTVYKRRSVLFLKRWKGNHLSLGSEFYSERTKTFQVGGTIESCRAVTISYRCQDRSRTYLEHVICLRNDEKLNYVRNYVVLLRKL